Proteins encoded within one genomic window of Paramisgurnus dabryanus chromosome 11, PD_genome_1.1, whole genome shotgun sequence:
- the setd1bb gene encoding histone-lysine N-methyltransferase SETD1B gives MYESVEKEAQQKDNDALIQNNRLHNVEDATPNWSCYKLIIDPALTNETQKLYRFDGQHFSEPVKHPGCFPVDVVRDPRVIRFWTKFKEVDFPVPKLKVDEYYVGPPKELTFARLNDNIRDGFLSDMCKQFGEVQDLKVLYNPRNKKHLGIAKVIFESVKAANNAIKKLHNTTVMGNNIHVELDPKGIKRKRYFQMLASGLYTPFTLPVGDESWGPQSPSSITDTFTECEPLKKLSYAFSSSSSSSIFNGSPSLDCSTPLSMDTAYSSMHQDTPSSFWQTPLYQDTPCTPSLTNSRPGTPSQCERTPNEVLQITSNAPVGQQSISNFLQLHPGLLQAVADKPSIIQGAVQNFWMQTLSQNGCLPNKQRTPGNNSYLLSTHIHRGHRGRPLGSKYQNAYNRRPEHHYIHRPAYRGSQNRSGPSAKQMYFRKFQEYPTTQSHSDKLQSVTHYTRDKNKPDVCLGQNFAVSVKGHSVSGDPPSKSLPLNSIGVDVHHVYPDMQSQTPFQVSCKTPQEVDQNHCENSLPQDQNTPKKCLSLESIQGQSDPKVLCLPKSPTPDAKPDSLDSRIQMLLSAGSPLLPILNQDCSDSETTTEDQDTDSVSHPQPSPKAPISSYAPPADVVPNRDQTSSTALINGSHLQDRFCESGIEDVSPTPLPSITEEKHEHQSAKRSMSSRMNVKQTPSEEDITSDKPSSIPVICSNRDSVPPSVPQILPPPMLIPPPPHFPSFPTSNIHSNLGPPPPRPLLLPRYPSSKNQQACRPPNWKSPIPLPIPTRITQGQVSFSPSFPPPPGCPPNFNYINHGPPYSGCSSTILRYRPPWPPLPMPIFNPSVPPPGYVPLKEFLHKATVDGVLAVVASELRAIVKKDIHRRMIEIVAFKAFDQWWDDKEQEAKVSAPPVKSGGNKDIAPKGTVQCLKMGSAGCEGTILSTGKILSLPGAIKLPSFKRKNQPGQSSTEVKRICPSPTPEQSDNEEPKEKTAQENNEEMTEKANDSLVKRRHSRPLQLESDEEEEEEANSENVEDQNSEEDQMLGQERAMKKVDELSKDKEDDLIREDEDYSDTDVISNTSLGSSASKSQGYDSFVSPRTVLDSPSVNGSSDSDSSDDRSEDFSDSLSSEEEDQLDGENQVNNNNNNSMVEVIWISSDEDDNHNREMVDTPVHSPWEEDLEPPVTPSAPFSVESDVDHTWLDLGSRTAEDPEEELSVRVYMQGLKLPDPLKYTMQDPVKHCLTDRLKLPDPVIFFSDHEPEMPHPPSPSFTGLLDDLETHYTTDSEDQAVITETMEDSENLRPITPTGSLPESDPDMELGRRLSPPAVEVVELPHTPGGCLEMEEGEDDLVLPPGPPTPLPPPPSPTGAQELACSPVYECPPLPSSYPVYEETPKTPGRMNSPAHISDSEGITFSFSNTSPHAEYGIPRTPGRDMSPPAINFGDMWADQHRASSRPVQTCTVEHHPRTPNHRIANAGHSNHHITSFQTTRLDTARLKRRREQIKMKRRMIELQRNRQFRTTKSSLNQVLRPSNHVSDIRTGHMLPEAQTLKDNLNQRLLEKQRPQESSNPWRTWRESSQQSSMHHLMFTPRSKRREKLLLHAVWTKGVNEEEIKHLKATYESLLLKDNDRDWLSSTRWIPHPPTSTPNDWARRWQDGVRIHLTGCARSEGYYFISKRDKLRYLCNAHSSSEDFTVDNQGKSVAVQIPPSSRPGSELRAEQRRLLSSFSCDSDLLKFNQLKFRKKRLRFGRSRIHDWGLFAEEPIVADEMIIEYVGQSIRQVIADMRESRYEKEGIGSSYLFRVDQDTIIDATKCGNLARFINHSCNPNCYAKVITVEAQKKIVIYSRQPIGVNEEITYDYKFPIEDEKIPCLCGAENCRGTLN, from the exons atgtACGAAAGCGTCGAAAAGGAGGCTCAGCAAAAAGATAACG ACGCATTAATACAAAACAATCGTTTGCATAACGTGGAAGATGCAACTCCAAACTGGAGCTGTTATAAACTGATTATTGACCCAGCTTTGACCAATGAAACTCAAAAACTCTACCGCTTTGATGGGCAACACTTTAGCGAACCTGTGA AGCATCCTGGATGTTTCCCTGTGGATGTTGTACGAGATCCCAGAGTAATTCGCTTTTGGACTAAATTCAAAGAAGTAGATTTTCCTGTTCCCAAACTAAAG gttgatgAGTATTATGTTGGCCCACCAAAAGAGTTGACATTTGCAAGGCTCAATGACAACATTAGAGATGGTTTCCTGTCAGACATGTGTAAACAATTTGGAGAAGTTCAGGATTTGAAAGTTTTGTACAATCCAAGGAATAAGAAGCATCTGGGAATAgcaaaagttatttttgaaTCTGTAAAAGCAGCAAATAACGCAATAAAAAAACTCCATAACACTACAGTGATGGGAAATAACATTCACGTGGAGCTGGACCCCAAAG GCATAAAGAGAAAGCGATACTTCCAAATGCTTGCTAGTGGTTTATATACTCCCTTTACTCTCCCTGTTGGAGATGAGTCCTGGGGTCCCCAGTCACCATCTTCCATCACAGACAcctttact GAGTGTGAACCACTGAAGAAGCTGTCCTATGCAttctcatcttcatcatcatcctcaATATTCAATGGTTCCCCCTCGCTGGATTGTTCTACTCCTTTATCCATGGACACAGCCTATTCCAGTATGCATCAGGACACACCCAGTAGCTTCTGGCAGACCCCTCTATACCAAGATACTCCTTGCACCCCTTCTCTAACCAATAGTAGACCAGGCACTCCATCTCAGTGTGAAAGAACCCCAAATGAGGTTTTACAGATAACCTCCAATGCCCCTGTTGGTCAACAGTCCATTTCAAACTTTTTACAGCTACATCCTGGCCTACTTCAGGCAGTCGCAGATAAGCCTAGCATTATACAAGGTGCTGTGCAAAACTTTTGGATGCAAACTCTCTCTCAAAATGGCTGTTtgccaaataaacaaagaactCCAGGAAACAATTCCTACCTTCTCAGCACCCACATTCATAGAGGACACCGGGGGAGACCTCTTGGGAGTAAATACCAAAACGCATACAATCGTAGACCAGAGCACCACTATATACATAGACCTGCATATAGAGGATCTCAGAATCGATCTGGACCTTCAGCCAAGCAAATGTATTTCAGAAAATTTCAAGAATATCCAACCACGCAATCACATTCAGATAAGCTCCAATCCGTCACTCACTATACACGTGACAAGAACAAACCTGATGTCTGTTTAGGGCAAAACTTTGCCGTGTCAGTTAAGGGCCACAGTGTTTCTGGAGATCCACCATCAAAATCACTGCCTTTAAATTCCATTGGAGTAGATGTTCATCATGTTTATCCAGATATGCAAAGTCAGACTCCTTTCCAAGTGTCCTGTAAGACACCCCAAGAGGTGGACCAAAATCATTGTGAAAATAGTTTACCACAAGACCAAAACACCCCCAAAAAGTGTCTCTCCCTTGAAAGTATACAGGGCCAGTCAGACCCTAAAGTGCTGTGTCTTCCTAAGTCTCCCACTCCAGATGCAAAGCCTGACAGCCTGGACTCTCGCATCCAGATGCTTCTTAGTGCTGGAAGTCCACTTTTGCCCATCCTGAATCAAGATTGTTCAGACTCAGAAACTACGACTGAAGACCAAGATACAGACTCTGTCTCTCACCCCCAACCCTCCCCAAAAGCTCCCATCTCCTCCTATGCTCCACCTGCTGATGTTGTCCCGAACCGTGACCAAACCTCTTCAACTGCTCTTATTAATGGTTCACATTTACAAGACAGATTTTGTGAATCTGGCATTGAGGACGTGAGTCCTACTCCTCTTCCCAGCATAACAGAGGAGAAGCATGAACATCAGTCAGCTAAGAGGTCCATGTCCTCCAGAATGAAT GTTAAACAAACCCCAAGTGAAGAAGACATTACTTCCGATAAACCGTCTAGTATACCAGTGATCTGCAGCAACAGAGACTCTGTACCTCCATCTGTTCCTCAAATCCTCCCACCTCCAATGCTTATACCACCACCTCCACACTTCCCCTCGTTTCCTACTTCTAATATACATTCAAATCTGGGGCCGCCTCCTCCAAGACCTCTTTTGTTACCTAGGTACCCTTCATCCAAAAACCAGCAAGCTTGTAGGCCCCCAAACTGGAAGAGTCCGATACCTCTTCCCATACCTACTAGAATAACACAAGGGCAAGTATCATTTTCACCTTCTTTCCCCCCTCCACCGGGATGCCCTCCAAATTTTAATTACATAAACCATGGCCCGCCTTACTCTGGGTGTTCATCTACCATATTGAGGTATAGACCTCCTTGGCCCCCTCTCCCTATGCCCATATTCAACCCATCGGTACCCCCACCAGGTtatgtccctttaaaagaaTTTCTCCATAAGGCTACAGTGGATGGAGTTCTGGCTGTTGTAGCTTCAGAGCTGCGGGCTATTGTAAAGAAAGACATACATCGCCGGATGATCGAGATTGTGGCCTTCAAAGCATTTGATCAGTGGTGGGATGATAAGGAACAGGAAGCTAAG GTATCTGCCCCACCTGTTAAATCCGGTGGAAATAAAGATATAGCGCCTAAAGGGACAGTGCAATGCCTGAAAATGGGGTCTGCAGGGTGTGAAGGCACCATACTGAGCACAGGAAAAATACTAAGCCTCCCCGGTGCCATTAAACTCCCTTCTTTTAAG AGAAAGAATCAGCCGGGTCAGAGCTCCACTGAGGTCAAAAGGATCTGTCCTTCACCAACTCCTGAGCAGTCTGATAATGAAG agcCAAAGGAGAAAACAGCCCAGGAGAATAATGAAGAGATGACTGAAAAGGCCAATGACTCATTGGTAAAACGCAGACATTCCAGACCTCTGCAGTTAGAAAGtgatgaggaggaggaagaggaggcaAATTCTGAGAATGTGGAGGACCAGAATTCTGAGGAAGATCAGATGCTTGGTCAG gagcGTGCTATGAAGAAAGTTGATGAATTAAGTAAAGATAAAGAGGACGATCTCATAAGAGAAGATGAAGATTACTCAGATACAG ATGTTATCAGCAACACAAGTTTAGGTTCTTCTGCATCTAAAAGCCAAGGATACGACTCCTTTGTCTCTCCCAGGACTGTCTTAGACTCTCCATCCGTTAATGGCTCCTCAGATTCTGACTCATCAGATGACAGAAGTGAGGACTTCTCAGACTCGCTGTCTTCTGAGGAGGAAGATCAGCTGGACGGTGAAAATCAagttaacaacaacaacaacaacagtatGGTAGAAGTGATATGGATTTCATCAGATGAGGATGATAATCACAACAGGGAGATGGTGGACACTCCTGTTCACTCGCCCTGGGAAGAAGATCTAGAACCCCCTGTGACTCCATCTGCTCCGTTTTCTGTTGAAAGTGATGTAGACCACACATGGCTGG ATTTGGGTTCAAGAACAGCAGAAGATCCAGAGGAGGAACTGAGTGTAAGGGTGTACATGCAAGGTCTAAAGTTACCTGACCCTCTCAAATACACCATGCAGGACCCAGTAAAACACTGTTTGACAGATAGACTTAAGCTGCCAGATCCGGTGATATTTTTCTCAGACCATGAGCCCGAGATGCCACATCCACCATCGCCTTCATTTACAGGATTGTTAG ATGATTTGGAGACACATTATACTACAGATTCTGAGGACCAGGCGGTTATTACAGAAACAATGGAAGATTCCGAGAATCTCCGACCCATCACGCCCACTGGCTCTTTGCCCGAAAGTGACCCTGATATGGAGCTTGGACGTAGACTTTCACCTCCTGCTGTAGAGGTGGTTGAGCTCCCACACACACCTGGTGGATGTCTGGAGATGGAGGAGGGCGAGGATGATCTGGTTTTACCTCCAGGTCCACCTACACCTTTACCTCCTCCTCCATCTCCAACAGGTGCACAGGAACTGGCATGCTCACCTGTTTATGAGTGTCCTCCTCTCCCTTCATCATATCCGGTGTATGAAGAAACACCAAAAACCCCTGGCAGGATGAACAGTCCTGCCCATATTTCTGACTCGGAGGGGATAACATTCTCTTTCTCAAACACATCTCCACATGCTGAGTACGGGATCCCTAGGACTCCAGGGAGAGATATGTCCCCACCTGCTATAAACTTTGGTGACATGTGGGCCGATCAGCACAGAGCCAGCTCGCGACCTGTCCAGACATGCACAGTTGAACACCATCCTCGCACCCCTAATCATCGAATTGCTAATGCTGGTCATTCTAATCATCATATAACTTCATTTCAAACAACACGTTTGGACACAGCACGCTTAAAAAGACGACGAGAGCAGATAAAAATGAAAAGACGGATGATTGAATTACAGCGCAATAGACAGTTTAGAACTACAAAATCGTCTCTAAATCAGGTTTTGAGGCCTTCAAATCATGTATCTGACATCAGGACTGGACATATGCTACCAGAAGCTCAGACACTGAAGGACAATCTTAACCAGAGGCTGTTAGAGAAACAAAGACCGCAGGAGTCATCGAACCCATGGAGAACATGGAGAGAATCGAGTCAGCAGTCCTCAATGCATCACCTGATGTTTACTCCTCGCTCAAAGAGAAGAGAGAAGTTGCTCCTGCATGCTGTCTGGACTAAGGGAGTAAATGAAGAGGAGATCAAACATCTGAAGGCCACCTATGAGAGTCTTCTGCTGAAGGATAATGACCGTGATTGGCTGAGCAGTACACGTTGGATCCCACATCCTC CAACCAGCACTCCTAATGACTGGGCAAGAAGATGGCAGGATGGGGTTCGAATTCACCTGACGGGTTGTGCACGCAGTGAAGGTTATTACTTCATTAGCAAGAGGGATAAGCTGAGATATCTCTGCAATGCACACTCATCTTCAGAGGACTTTACTGTAGACAATCAG GGAAAGAGTGTGGCTGTTCAGATTCCACCTTCTTCCAGACCAGGATCAGAACTCAGGGCTGAGCAGCGCCGCCTGTTGTCCTCCTTCAGTTGCGACAGTGACCTTCTCAAGTTCAACCAACTTAAG TTCCGTAAGAAGAGGCTGCGTTTTGGCAGAAGTCGTATACATGACTGGGGCCTGTTTGCAGAGGAACCAATAGTTGCAGATGAAATGATAATTGAATATGTAGGCCAGAGCATTCGACAG GTAATAGCAGACATGCGTGAAAGTCGCTATGAAAAAGAGGGCATTGGAAGCAGCTATCTGTTCCGGGTCGACCAGGACACTATCATTGATGCAACCAAGTGTGGCAACCTGGCAAGGTTCATCAATCACAGCTGCAAT CCAAACTGCTATGCAAAGGTGATCACAGTAGAAGCTCAAAAGAAGATAGTCATTTACTCCCGGCAACCTATTGGTGTAAATGAAGAGATCACTTATGACTACAAATTTCCTATCGAGGATGAGAAGATCCCCTGCCTCTGTGGTGCAGAAAACTGTAGAGGAACCCTCAACTAG
- the hpdb gene encoding 4-hydroxyphenylpyruvate dioxygenase has product MTSYTDKGEKHEQGRFVCFDHITFWVGNAKQAASFYCTKLGFEPLAYCGLETGSRDVVSHVVKQGKIIYVFSSALNPGNKELGEHLVKHGDGVKDVAFTVENCDFLVEKARERGAIIVQEPRVVEDKFGKVKLAVLQTYGDTTHTLVERAGYNGLFLPGYHPPLFCDPSLAKMPSGKLDFIDHVVGNQPDNEMVSIVEWYQRNLLFHRFWSVDDKQLQTEYSALRSIVVANYEESVKMPINEPAMGKRKSQIQEYVEYYGGPGVQHIAMNTSDIITAIRNLKERGMEFMTVPDTYYKQLTEKLKQSKVKISEDMSILEELKILVDYDDNGYLLQIFTKPIQDRPTVFLEVIQRHNHQGFGAGNFKSLFEAIEADQNARGNLTVLNPNGTLQNL; this is encoded by the exons ATG ACAAGCTACACTGACAAAGGTGAAAAG CACGAGCAGGGCAGGTTCGTCTGCTTTGACCACATCACTTTCTGGGTTGGAAATGCCAAACAG GCAGCATCCTTTTATTGTACTAAACTGGGTTTTGAACCCTTGGCGTATTGTGGGTTGGAGACAGGCAGCCGGGATGTGGTGTCTCACGTGGTGAAACAGGGCAAG ATTATTTATGTCTTCTCCTCTGCATTGAACCCTGGCAATAAAG AGTTGGGTGAACACCTGGTGAAGCATGGGGATGGTGTTAAAGATGTAGCCTTTACTGTAGAGAACTGTGACTTTCTGGTGGAG AAAGCTAGAGAGAGGGGTGCTATTATTGTTCAGGAGCCCCGTGTTGTGGAGGATAAGTTTGGCAAAGTGAAACTGGCAGTGCTGCAAACA TATGGTGATACCACTCACACTTTGGTGGAGAGGGCAGGGTATAATGGGCTCTTCCTCCCCGGATACCACCCTCCTTTGTTCTGTGACCCTTCCCTGGCAAAAAT GCCGAGCGGCAAACTCGACTTCATTGACCATGTGGTTGGAAACCAGCCAGACAATGAGATGGTGTCAATAGTAGAATG gtATCAGAGAAACTTGCTGTTTCACAGATTCTGGTCTGTGGATGATAAGCAGTTACAGACTGAATACAGTGCGCTGCGGTCCATAGTGGTGGCCAACTATGAAGAAAGCGTTAAAATGCCAATCAATGAACCGGCCATGGGAAAGCGCAAGTCTCAGATCCAG GAATATGTGGAGTACTATGGTGGCCCAGGCGTTCAACATATCGCTATGAACACCTCTGACATCATTACAGCA ATCCGTAACCTAAAGGAACGTGGCATGGAGTTTATGACTGTGCCCGATACTTACTACAAGCAGCTCACAGAGAAGCTGAAGCAGTCCAAGGTCAAAATTTCAGAAGATATGAGCATACTGGAG GAACTTAAAATATTGGTGGATTATGACGACAATGGCTACCTGCTCCAGATCTTCACGAAACCCATACAAGATAGGCCCACTGTATTTTTAGAGGTCATCCAGAGACACAACCATCAA GGGTTTGGTGCTGGAAATTTCAAATCTTTGTTTGAAGCAATTGAAGCTGACCAGAATGCCAGAGGAAATCTCACTGTACTTAATCCTAATGGGACATTACAGAACCTCTGA